The DNA sequence atatgAGGTTTATTTGTGtgtatatcaaatatatttaaagcaAATAGGTCATCAAAAACAAATGGTATAATACCATTTCTTACttctataataatatcactaacttttatataatctGGAATTTTTGTTATAACTCTTTTCATAAATTTAGGAAACCAATGAACTTTAACTCGACCATATAATAAATCTTCATgtatattactttttataatattttcttttttataatttaaaaatgttttaacattatcttttaataattgtaAGGGAcaaacattattttttaaaaacaatgAAGTACTTTCTTCTCCTTCATTATCATTAGTCATAATATCATCCTgtgtaaatttattattattattattattattatttttgtcttGTTCATTTCCTTTTctcaaattatttaatatatgttcaCCTTCAATTTTTACATTAGCAAATATTTGATCACTAAATGTTCTacaattttttgtttgttcataattttgtTCTGGTTTAAAAAAACTCACATTctcaataatattttttatatgatccttcgatttattttcttccttGTATTTTGAATTATTGTTTGGGTAATATTTATCAACAAATTTGTTATGGTAAAATGGCTTCCTTATATTATTTAGTTGATCTTTCAAAAGAGTTTCTTcatgattatttatatagttCTTGTTATGTATGTCCTCatgataatttatattattattttgattcgAATCATCTATGTGGGTTCTATTATCTTTGTCGGTtacattatttgttttaGTTGCATCTTCATTTTGATGAACCGAATCTCCCCCTGGATTTACATTTTggttataaaatttttttaaatttttgatAATCACCGATTTTTCTTTCAATTTATTAATCATATAACTATATtgtgtaaataaaaaattgttaatattttctttcataagaaatgtaattttaatattctcATAAACAGCTTGACTAACTTCTTCATCTTCTTGATCTTccttaattaatttattgtattcatttttatatgttttttttaaaacgttTCGTATTTCATCTTTGTTTGTgtgaatattttcttttaaaatttttaatttttctccTTCTAGTTTGGTATAATTTTCTTCTGctcttttattaaaatattcatcaAACGTTTCATATATGTCATCGTTTATTTTGTCCTTTGTCTTATTATCATTCTTTTCATCCTTCATTTTGTCGTttctttcattattattcttttcatcCTTCATTTTGTCGTTTGTCTTATTATCATTCTTTTCATCCTTCATTTTGTCGTTTGTCTTATTATCATTCTTTTCATCCTTCATTTTGTCGTTTGTCTTATTATCATTCTTTTCATCGTTCCTTTTATCGTTTGTCTTATTATCATTCTTTTCATCGTTCCTTTTATCGTTTGTCTTATTATCATTCTTTTCATCGTTCCTTTTATCGTTTGACTTATTATCATTCTTTTCATCGtcaattttattatctttgtATTCATCTAGCTCATCACCTTTTTGACGAAATAATTCATTACAAccatattttttacttttaccattttttattgataaataattattttttttcaatactTTGGTTTTAcatggatatatatttttttttgcatatgGTAGAACATAacaatgtatatttttttgtttatgaaaattttttacTTGTGCACATAATAGAAGGTTGATATTTACCAATAGCACGAAAATGTTCAGGagcattttttattttatttttttctgctTATCCACATTAGTACTTGTTATTTAAATtacatgtttttttttttttttttttttttttttttttctggttatataaaaaagatggATAATTTAACATTCTGTAAAAATAGAAcgagaaaaaaagaaaagaaaagaaaagaaaagaaaaaaaaaaaaaaaaattaaattaagatattattttttatatatacattttatggGTAAATGGAAGAATATTGTGGAAtgtaaaaaaaggaaattaaaatttgtcatagagtatatattatatgtagatatatagcataatataataatagttattTTGTCTTTATAAatgacataaatataaatatatatatatataacattttaattattatacaatattatatatatatatatatatatatatatatatatatatattatattatatagtgtTCGCCATATggctttaaaaaaaatataagaaaaaatatacttaatataaaatatatacatatatataatatatattatatatgtgattgaataaaaaaaaaaatatatatatatatatttatatatataacaaagagttaatattttgttttaattttttatttatttatttatttatttattcattttatataacccTATGATGcgttaaataaatatttgctcaataacaaaaataaaatatatatataaatatatatatatataatatatatgtatgtacgTATGTAtgattttgttttatttcgcttatatatgatataacaATATTGAAGAAATAAACTATGCTCTTTTGTATTAgggttaataatatatatattttataaattatgttctttcttttttttttttttttttttttttttacaataaaaaatgtataatataatataatatttatatatattttaataatttatatacatgtttatatatatatatattattaatttactTGCGCCATATAATTAATCttgtcataataatatatttcattttttattttaacacatttatatatttataatattatgatcatttttgtttatgaatatttttttcatatttaaagTTTTTATGTCTATgcttataattaaatattttttaaatgaatgGAGTTTAGTACATTTTTGTGTGTGcactaatattatatactttaAGGAGaaccaaaaaataaaaataaaataaaaataaaataaaataaaataaaaataaaataaaataaaataaaaataaaataaaataaaataaaaataaaataaaataaaataaaaataaaataaaaaatttatgtatatataatatatattatatgtatatatatttaaagacATTACATactttgtatttttttttttctttcttttgagtgtatatattaaaaaaatatatatatattatattatatatatatatatatatatatatatatatatatattatacatattcaaTATGAAAATGGTTTAAaactttcatatatataagaaataatatataatataatataatataatataaaataatatatttatataaaatgttgaaaaatatgtacatattatatatattataataattcttttttttttttttttttttatttaatacataatattaaataaaattaccatccaatttgaaatatatatatataataaaataaaaaataaaatatatatatatatatatatatatatatatatgttattttatttatttatttttttttttttttattattattttcttttttggtATTAAACGATTATAcaatgttataatatattatatatatatatgtaaatatatttatataaatgtacacgtgaatatataatatgatcgtttctttttttattatttatttatttatttatttttatttatttatttttatttatttatttttatttatttttcagctcaaatacataaatggaaaataatagatatgcacaaaatatatatttcaaaggATTTAATGAGAGAAAcaagaattatttaatagTTAACgagaaagaaaatatacaagATTGTAATAATAACCTTTTAgaattatcaaaaaatataatacctataaaaaattataaggaAGAAAGTACTTATAGTAAATTAAGAGTAGTAAAGAACATGAACACCGCAAATAATACAGTATCTTATGTGCCtctgaataataataataataataataattttgtaaataCTATATCAAATCCTTTAAAGTTTAATAACATGAGTggaatatatagaaatgatAGCTTGTTATATGTAAACAGCAATGTAAATAATGTggataatatggataatataaataacacaaataacataaataataataacaataataataataataataataatatttgttgtAGTAGTATGAATGATAAATcgtttaaaataaataacaactCCTTAAGTAATAACATGAGTAAAgggaaaatatattcaaacaTATttcatgataaaaaaaatgaagataataattttgagAGGAACAATTTGCATATGAATTCCTTTAATAAGAATAGGAatgtaaatatgtataagaatgattttatatgttctaatgtaaataatgacAATGTTATGATAAATACGAATCAACAGAATcgtaattttttaaataagcaGATagataatagtagtaataataataatatgtcttcgatgaataatattaaaaataacttaaacaattttataaacaattcaaatattttaatgaacAAAAATGTGTTAAGCCAAGGTAAAAGTATTATACTTAACCATTTTTGTGAACCTAATATGGAACCtttgaaaaaaaacacaGTGGACCTTTtaaacaacaataataataatgtgaataatatgaatagtgTGAATAATATCAATAGTGTGAGTAGTGTGAATAATATCAATAGTGTGAATAATATCAATAGTGTGAGTAgtgtgaataatatgaatagtgtgaataatatgaatagtgtgaataatatgaatagtgtgaataatatgaatagtgtgaataatatgaatagtgtgaataatatgaatagtgTGAGTAGTGTAAATAGTGTGAATAGTGTAATtagtatgaataatatgaataatcaaAATACCTTGTTGAAAAATTTTAACAACTCCattagtagtaataatttacataataaaaacatgaatcatttaaattttatgaataatatgacctcatataataatatgccTATAAATGTTGATAATTCAAATGtgttgaataataataaccacatgggaaataaaattataaacatgTCTACAAACATAAATGGAGCAATCGAAAGGTCAAATGTTTCAACATACAAAAacaatcataataatatgttatgtAGTAAGTTGGTGCATCAGGTTCCTTCCTCGACCATGGATATGAATCTTAGAAATTTTACTAAATGTAGCAACAATGTCAATAGTATGAATAATCAACATTTGGTTAGTTTAAATTGTAAGAACAACTCCAACATAGTAATAGAAAACACAATGAAAGGAAGGGATATCCTTAACATGGAtcaaataaatgataaatcaattttaaataatgattttGGAAGTAATACAATCGTAGGAGATGTTGTAACTAATGGGAATACTATGAGTTTGTTTAATAATAGTGTGaattttttaagaaaaaaaattggaaaCATAAATCATGttgataaaatgaataacatgaataatataaataacatcaataacatgaataatataaataacatgaataacatgaataattataacacgttaaatgttttaaataatgaaaaggaaGGAGTGAGAACCATTGTAATGTCAGAATTATCAAGTGAAATGATTAtgggaaataataaaaatgtaggTGATGCTAATATGGTGAACAGTaatgtaaattataataacattagTACAGATAATTATgctaatatattaaaacatttatGTACACCCGTTAAGAATAAGAAGATAGAGAATGTGTGTGAAAGTATGGACGAGACTTTGATAGAAAATATTGATATTCATGAAAAGAATGATGAAGTGAATAATTTTGAAAATGTCAAAGGAAACAAcattaacaataataacaacaacattaacaataataacaacaacattaataataataacaacaacaataataataataataataacaacaacaataataataatagtttggtaaatattttacataataatGTCAGCGAAAATATACTTTTAAACGATAATATGCTGGATGATCTATATCAAAAtggtaaatataaaaagaataacataataaacaataatgtaaataataatgaactctttaataataatattatatcttataataataatggtcaAGTTTATGTAAATCAAGAAAGTGGAACatcaaatattattaataataataataataataatatctttGAATTGAAAAAATTGAACTTATTTGctgagagaaaaaaaaagggagaTAAAGAAATAgataatgagaaaaaaaaagataatatacaaaaatgcAAAACTAAagtattcttttatataaatcctaaatatattattgaacctttaaaaagaaaaatttatcaAAACATGTCCATTTATATTGAAAATTTAATTAGTGATGTTAAATCAATTCAAAATAAAGATAGAGCAGAAATATTAACAAATCTACATAACACATCATGGTTTTGTATGATTTTCGATTTTGATGGTATTAGTAAATTACTTaatgtttttaataaatatttaatatattcggATGCTCTGATTATACCTGATACGTTATTATCTAATAAGACAGAAGCAGGAACGGACCATATCACTACAtcgaataataataatgatggtcATGGTGATGATCATGGTGATGTAAATTGTAATGTACAAAATGTTACTCATAATTCTTCTTTTCAAAATCATACCTTATTAAATGCTcctaaagaaaatgaagcatttttaaaagacatggattatttttttgaaaaaacaGACACATtagatttattaaataaaaaaatatatgactatgaaaataatataatagaaaGTGTAgagaaatataattatttaaaagaattatgtAACTCTTTAAAGAAACAAgtcattatgaaaaaaaaaaaattactcTTATTAATAGAAAAAGCAAAACTTCAAAATTTtacatacaaaaataaagacTTACAAATACTTTTAaatgttgaaaaaaaaaatcaacaaCAAAACGGGTTTGAAATAagtcataataatgataatattaataataatgataataattctaCCTTTCCgttaaataatgaatattatgatatcTTTAAACAAATTGACGAGGGACTAAAATATCTAAAAAAATACTCCAGTGTCATTGTATCCAATCAAGATATGcatgaacatataaaaaatgaagaggACATTCAAAATTTTTACGAGTCCTCCATTTCAACAGAAGATCATAGCTGTgatcataatattaatgatgaaaGGAGAAAACCAGAAAATTcggatgatgatgatgatgatgatcatcatcatcaataTCATCATGAAGACGACGACAACATAAACTATGATAACGAACAAGGACATACAGATCGACAATATGAactagaaaataa is a window from the Plasmodium falciparum 3D7 genome assembly, chromosome: 4 genome containing:
- a CDS encoding ribosome biogenesis GTPase A, putative — its product is MLLNIFVLLVNINLLLCAQVKNFHKQKNIHCYVLPYAKKNIYPCKTKVLKKNNYLSIKNGKSKKYGCNELFRQKGDELDEYKDNKIDDEKNDNKSNDKRNDEKNDNKTNDKRNDEKNDNKTNDKRNDEKNDNKTNDKMKDEKNDNKTNDKMKDEKNDNKTNDKMKDEKNNNERNDKMKDEKNDNKTKDKINDDIYETFDEYFNKRAEENYTKLEGEKLKILKENIHTNKDEIRNVLKKTYKNEYNKLIKEDQEDEEVSQAVYENIKITFLMKENINNFLFTQYSYMINKLKEKSVIIKNLKKFYNQNVNPGGDSVHQNEDATKTNNVTDKDNRTHIDDSNQNNNINYHEDIHNKNYINNHEETLLKDQLNNIRKPFYHNKFVDKYYPNNNSKYKEENKSKDHIKNIIENVSFFKPEQNYEQTKNCRTFSDQIFANVKIEGEHILNNLRKGNEQDKNNNNNNNNKFTQDDIMTNDNEGEESTSLFLKNNVCPLQLLKDNVKTFLNYKKENIIKSNIHEDLLYGRVKVHWFPKFMKRVITKIPDYIKVSDIIIEVRNGIIPFVFDDLFALNIFDIHTNKPHIIVYTNSDKSSTKANEEWGNYYRRKLFWYDKNFNKNINKKYLNQMKKSAVIFLDAKNGKKEIIVLKKLINRLCYHIIEKKKKKGIHNYKVKCIFIGLPNVGKSALINRILEIKKAKSYDNPGLTTNIQMYSNKKYELIDTPGILAQNLYKIKEKNFNKNNIILDHIYNHNSNNHSLDNVVSIKNYNNYMHVENNIYLLALCNHISPKMYDVYNIAETLMQNIYDAYQYDNDYVDLQKIIKRYQINFNECLNSQGNFSPYHFIQKLARDKCHNDINQAAMRLVTDFRKNYLGRTTLNYPLYFNKKSITLKQYKHFQNQKSDKYIGW